The Terriglobales bacterium genome includes the window ATTGAAGAACACCCCCACCCCCACCCCCTCCGTGATTAGAAAACAAAGCACTTGCACGACAGACCATGAAAACAAAGGACTTATAAGTTGATGATTCTACATCGCTTGCGGGACGGATTTGAAAACAAAGGACTTAGGTGTCAGCCTATAGTCCCAGAGCCTTCAACAACTCCATTTTCAGGATAGCAATTCGGGTGGGGGGAACATGCCAAGGTTTTGAAGTTTATATTTGCCGTTGAATCAGCAACTTACATGAAAACCAGGGCGGGGACCCCCTTGACAACGGATTTTCCAAAACGGGCCGCGGGTGGCGCGGATTGGGCGGATGTGCGCGGATAAACCCGACCGGCGGATGGGGCGGATGGGGCGGATGGGGCGGATAAAGGCGAGGGATTAACGAGTTTTGGGGCCAGACGGCGGATGATCGTTTTGACGACGCGGGGGCGACAAGGCGGTTGCGGCAGCGCCGCGACGGCGAGCGGCGTATGCCCTGACTCTGAGCAGGAAGGACCTTCGGCGCAGGTTACGGGAGGCGTCCCGGAGAGCGCTTGAGGCCGACTTGAAATGGCCGACAAGCGGTTTCATGGGCGTAATTATAGGACGAATCCGAGCCGCAGGCGGCGGAAACGAGCATCCAACCAGAAATGCCAAGGCCGACGATACTAGTTGCGGAGCGGGAGCCCTTCCAGGCGCTGTCGGCGAGGAAACTGGTGCTGGAGACGGCAAAGTTCAACGTGATTACGGCGCACAGCACGCAAGAGGGTCTGGACCTGTTCGCGCAGTTTCCGAAGGTTTCGATGGTGGTGATGGTACAGGACGAGAAGATCGATTGTGAGCGAATCGCGCGGACGATCCGGGAGGCGTCGCCGAAGGCGCCGATCGTGGCGCTGAGCCCCTCAGTGGGAGCAAGGTGCGACTGGGCGGATACGACGCTCTCAAGCCACGATCCGGAGGCGCTGGTGAACTTCGCGCGCTCGCTGCTGGGTGACCCGAGGAACCTGGAATAACCGAGTCCTGAAATTGCGCTACCGCAAGATACTCGACACAGTATGGATGAACTGCGCCGGATCGGAGGATTCCACGGCGTAGTTTGCTTCCGGCAGTTTGTCCTGACCGGTTGTGATCAGGCTCAGCACGGGAGCGTTGGAGTGCTCGCGAAAACACCTGATTACGGCACGCTTCTCGTCGGCGGGGACCGAATGGCCGATGACGAGTAAATCCGCGGTCTCGCGACAGGACTGCAATGCCTCAGAGCGTCCAAGGGCGGAAACCACACGACATCCCAGATGCCCGAGAAGTATCTGACGGGTCAGTGAAAGGGAAGGGTTCCAAGAGACACAGATAACCCGTTTGCCGAGGTTGTCGCCTTTTAAACGCTCCATGGTTGGCACATTGTAACGCGGCAGTTTGCGCTCTGGATGGGCATTTTCGTTATCACCCGGATAAATTTCACCTTGGCTGGGTTGGGCCGACGAATTCTTCCCGAAGGCGGCAGCCGATGTCTCCAGCGAACTTACTGGTTCGGCTTGGCCGCGCGCCAGGTCTCAAGGTCTTGGATATCAGTTACGGAAATGCGGCGCATATAGCCGCACGGGCACTCGGAGACTATCTCCTGCGCGATGCGGGGGGGTGGATCGGACGAGCGAAGGACCGCGACTCTTTTGTGACAAAGAGGGCACGTGTAACCGACGAAAACGAGTTCGGGAGGCATTGGGGACCAGCTTGGGCCTAGGAGTTTCAAGCAGAGTATCACGTTATTGAGGTGGGTAGAGGCGCTATTCCATGCCAACCGGGCAGTTATGAAGGGTTATGGAACCCTTATAAATGCCGGAGCCGGCCGGCCAGTCGCGGAATTTCGAGGTTAACTGATAACTCCAAGGGTCGAACTATTTCCGATGGAGATCGATTTTGCGATAGAGCAGGCGTTCCTGGCGGATGTGCAGCTCGCCGGTTAAGCGGTCGCCGTTGAGCACGAACGTCCAGTCGTCGTCGGCGCGATAGTTGCAGGAGAGAACGTTCTTCGCGTCGTCGAAGGTGCAGCCGAGGGCACCCATGAATTGCTTCTCGCCATTCACGATCTTGTAGGCGTCGATCTTGAGTTTGCCGCCGGCGTTCGGGTCGGGAGCGATCTCGTATATAACGTGCTCGTTATGGCAGGGTGAATCGGGCACGGTGCATAACGACTCGCCTTCCCACGTACCGGTTACGGGCGAAGGCTTGTTGGCGGCGACGAGAGAAAGCGACCAGAAGAGGAGCAGAAGCAAGCGGAGTCTCATGGCGTGAGAGTATGCAGGATCGATTGCGATGAGGGAAGACGCGTGGGTGAGGGTGAATCGACCCTGCCGGGTTTCGGATTCAGTGGACTCCCAGGTTAGCGTCCAAAAACGGACGCGAACCTGGGGCACGGGAACGGTTGTGGTTGCACCGGTACGTGGGTTAACTGTCCAGTGGTAAACCCGCATGACGAGAACACGTTCGTTACTGACGTCAATTCCTCACCCAATGTTCATGCCGATCTTGCACGCCTTAAAGATGTTTCCAGAGAACAGATTAGAACGAATGTTTGAACCCTTTGGACCGAGGTCGAGCAGTTCTCCATTGGGCAGATAGGTTCGCAACGAGATGTCGATCTCCGCTTCTGCTTCCAAACGTTTGCGGATGTCGAGAATTGTTATACCCGAATCCTTATCCGTGAGGGTAAATGAGTCTGCTGTTCCCTTAACCTCGTATAGGTCTTTGTCTTGCCCGTAGAGATTGTTCTTGCGAACAGAAGCGATACGTTGGCCAGTACTGTCATGTATGTCGAGGTCAACAGCTAGATATCCATCCTCTTGTCTGAATACGTTGATCAGAGGACGATTTTGATATGCGATTATGGTCGGAGTATCAATAAAAGTATTACCGCCAAGCCTGATGGTGAACTGTTTTTCCTTTAGCCACATAGCGCATGGAATTGTAGTACGTGAGTTGCTACCGTAGGCGATTGTAACTACTTCGTTGTCAGACGTAAGGTATGACGCGAGGGAGTATCCATAATTTGGGTACATCACATCGCTCGACGAATTGGTTGGCGACATTCCTGACACGAGGAGAGAACTCAGATTTGCCCCTTTCAGCTGAGTACCCTAAAATAGAGGTATGAGTTCCCGCCTAAGTGTTATTGCCCAACCTTGTCCAGTGTGTCGTGGTCGTCGTACGGATTCGAATGGCCGGTTGTGTCCGGCGTGCCACGGAGCGGGCGAGGTAACGGCAGAGTCGAAGGGATCGCTGCAGTTCAGACAGAAGTAGCGGACAAGAGTGACTGGTCCACAGGACTGTTCAGGCCCATAGATAAAGGTAGAGGCTGGAGTGTCTGTTTTACACAGGCACAAAGGCGGCGGACAAGAGTGTCCGCCCTAGACGAGACATCCCCCCACACAAGCTGAATTTGTCTCTGGCTGATATTGCGATTCGGCGAATGTCATTTCACTCTGAGACAAAGCGCTGATCTTCTTTTTATCTCCCTTTCCTCTAAGTCTCGATAATTCAGCAACTTAAGTCATCTGGCAAAGCCTGGCGGATTTTGGTCGGGCGCTTGCACCTTTATGTTTCGCCTCTTTGCGTCCGTATGGGCGAAGCGGCCGGAGACCGAAGGTGAGCCAGTTAACAGTATTGATCTTCACGGACGACCCGGAATTCGCGCACATGATCGTGGCGCGGTGGCAGACGGAGCGTACGGTACCGAGCTTCCTGATCAGCAGCGAAGCCACGTGGGAGAAGGACAAGGGAATCGACGTCGACCTGGCGATTGTGGGTCCACTGGAAAGCGACAACCCGGTGGAAGCGCTGAAGCGGATCGAGTATGGGTTCCGTCCGACGCTGTACGTGGCGTCGCGGGTGGCGAATGCGGTGAGCGTGAAGGCCGCGCATCCGCGGGTGCTGGTGCTGAACGACTACGAAGGCTGGGTGAACGCCGTGGTGCTTCTTGCGGGAGAAGCGCTGCGCCGGGTGGATGCAACGATTCGGGCGAAGAAGGCGGAGCAGAGCGTGTCGGCGGCACAAAGGCACGCGATGCTGGGCCGGTACATGCTCGACATGCGGCACAGCCTGAACAATGCGTTGACGTCGATTATGGGGAATTCCGAACTGCTGCTGCTGGAGCCGGGGAAGGTGTCGGCGGACGTGCGGGAGCAGATCGAGACGATCCATAGCATGTCGATGCGGGTGCACGAGATCATCCAGAGATTCACGTCGCTGGAGACGGAGATGAGCTTTGCGGACAGGCAGTCTCAGCATGAGATGCCGGTAGGGATGCACAGCTTCGTGAGTGGCGACTGAAACTGAGACGAATAACGTAAACGTTTGAAAACAAAGTGGATTTAGTTGAGACAAAAGACAGGGCGAGGCTGTGGATTGGTGGGGTGATTGCACCTTGTCTCAGGTTTGAGGTTAAACGGTGTCGCTGAAGAAGGTATTGATCGTCGATGACTCGCTGGCCGAGACCCGGTTGATGCAATCGGTGCTCGAGCAGGCCGGCTACTGGCCGGTGGCATTGAACGATCCAACGCGACTGGAACAGATGTTGGAGATGGAGCATCCGGGATTGATTCTGCTGGATGTGGTGATGCCGAACCGAAACGGCTTCCAGGCGTGCCGCGATCTGAAAAACCACGAAGAGTTCAGCAGGATTCCGATTGTGTTCGTTACGTCGAAGAACACACCAAGCGACAAATTCTGGGCAGAGCGCCAGGGTGGCGATGGATTCATCGGCAAGCCATTCACGGCGCAGGAACTGATTTCTGAAGTACGCAAGTTTTTGTAAGCGATGACGCAGGATCCACAACTCGAAGCGAACGCGCCGGACGGAGGAGAAGTTGCCGTCGCAGAACAACTGCCGGAACGGCAGTACTGCGTGTTTCGGTCGGGAAGAGAACGCTATTGCCTGGCGGTGCTGGACACGGAAGAAGTGGTGGAGTGGCCGTTGGTGACGAGGATCCCGCTGGCTCCGGCGTTCCTGATGGGAGTGTTCAACCTGCGCGGGAAGATTGTGCCGGTGATTGATATCGCGTTCACGGAAGGGCATCGGGCGGACCTGACGCCGAAGCACGTGGTGGTGGCGCAGCTTCCGGCGAATGACGAACGTGACGAGATCAGGATTGGGATTGCGTCCGATGAAGTGATTGGGACGTATACGACGACGGAGCCGTTGTTGGTGGATGAGGCTCCGCAGGAAGTTCCGCACTGCTGCGGGATGTTGAGATTTGAAGATCGGTTGGCGCTGGCGCTGGATCTGAAGCTGGTGGTTGAGAGCTTTCCGGTGCCGACAATTTAGTAGTGAGTGGTTGGGAGTCAGTAGTCAGGAATTTTGGGGCTGGCGAGTTGGTTGGGCCAGCTACCGGAGGAAGTCATGAAAGGTCGGTTGAGTTCGACCGTATGGGTTGTGCTGGCGTTGAGCCTGGGCGTGATGGCCCTGGCGTACAGCGCGGGCGCGAAATCAGGTGGCGTTGGCTTGCTGGAAGGCTTCGGCACGGCGGGTGGTCCGATGTTGGTATTCGCCGGGCTGCTGGCGATTGGGGCGGGCCTTTGCGCGATGTTCGTGGGCGGCGGGGGATCGAATTCGCACCTGGAATCGTTTGCCGAAAAGCTGGCGGCGGGACAGTTCGATTCGCGGCTCGAGAGCTCGGGTCCGCTGTCGGAGAGCCTGAACCGCGTAGCCGAAAGGCTGCAGCGGTCGACCCGCGACCAGGCGGCACAGGAGTCGTTGCAGAGGAGCGTGACGGAGTTCCTGACGATTGTGAGCCAGATCGCCCGCGGTGACCTGACGCTGCGCGGGAAGGTGACGAACGACGCGCTGGGCAACGTGGTGGACTCGGTCAACTACATGCTCGACAACTTCACGAAGGTGCTGGAGCGCGTGCGGAAGGCGGCTATCGACGTCCAGACGAGCGCGAGCGACATTCTGATTTCGTCGGAAGAGATGGCGAGCGGTGCGAACCAGCAGGACCAGGAAATTACGAATACGTCTTCGGCGGTGGAAGAGCTGACGGTGTCGATGAAGCAGGTGTCGAACAACGCGGAAGCCAGTGCCGAGGCGGCACGGCGCGCGTTGGATGCGGCGGAGCAGGGCAACCGCTCGGTGCGCGACACGCTGGAAGGCATGCAGAGGATTCGCGCGTCGGTGCAGGCGACGGCGAAGAAGATCAAGTCGCTGGGCGACCGGTCGCTGGAGATTTCCGACATCGTGAAAGTGATCAACGACATTACAGAGCAAACGAACCTGTTGGCTCTGAACGCCGCAATCGAAGCCGCGCGAGCCGGTGAAGCCGGCCGCGGTTTCGCGGTGGTCGCGGATGAAGTCCGTAAGCTGGCGGAACACTCGCGGACGGCGACGAAGGATATTTCGGCGTTGATCAAGTCCATCCAGGCGGAAACGAATGAGGCCGTCGTGGTGATGGAAGAAGGCACGAAGGAAGTGGAAGTCGGAGCAAGGCTGGCGGATCAGGCCGGTAAGGCGCTGGAAGCGATTTCGAGCGTGGTACGGCAGTCGGCAGAACTGGTGCAGGAGATTTCGTTGGCGTCGAAGCAGCAGGTGCGTGGCACGGAAGGCGTCGCAAACGCGATGCAGATTATCTCGGCCATCACGCGGCAGACGTCGCAGGGAACAAGGCAGACGGCCCGCACGGTGGAGCAGATGGTGAAGCTCTCCGAGCAACTGAACGAAGCGCTGTCGCAGTTCAAGGTCTCGACCAACGGCGCGACTCCCGCGGCGGCAGCAGTGGCCGTAGGCGGGCGCGAGTTGGTTGCAGCCGGAGCTGTGAAGCAAGGAAATGGAAACGGAAGCCGCTATTAACTTGCAGTGACGTTGGATGGCCATGAGTGTTGTGACCAATTTCGATATGGGTTCGAACCTGACCGAGCATGAGTTGGGTGAGATCGCCGCGCTGGTGGAGAAGAGGTCGGGAATCCTGTTTGACGAATCGCGCGAGCGGTTCTTCTCGACACGGGTTAAGGAACACTTTCTTTCGAAGCGCCTGGCGCGGGGCAGCGACCTGGTGCGGGTAATCAAGAGTTCCAACGTGGAATACGAGTCGCTGCTGGAGCGGTTGCTCACGCAGGAGACGTCGTTCTTCCGGTATCCGGATGTATTCGACGCGATGGAAAAGAAGGTCTTGCCGGAACTTCACGTGAAGAAGTTCTGGGAGAACCCCCGAAACCTGCGCCTGTGGTGCGCGGGATGTTCGACGGGGGAAGAGGCGTATTCGATCGCGATCACGGTGGCGGAGTCGCTGGACTTCGCGGAAGCGTGGAATATCCAGCTTCTCGCCAGCGATATCAGCCGGAAGGCGTTGCAACATGCGGAGCGTGGCGTTTATTCGCGACGCGCATTAGGCGAGTTGCAGCCAAAGCAGATCGAAACATGTTTCGCGAAAGTCGGCGACCAGTTCATGGTGAAGCCGCGCCTGCGGAACCTGGTGACGTTCCAGCAGATGAACCTGGTGGAGACAACCTATATAGGTCGATTCGACGCGATCTTCTGCATGAACGTGCTGATTTATTTCTCGGAAGAGAAGCGGCGCGAGGTGATCCAAAGGCTGTATGAAGCGCTGGATCCGGGCGGGTACCTGTTCCTGGGCCACGCCGATTACCTCGGCAATGCGGGAGTAAAGCTGGAAACAATCGTTCACAAAGACGTGCGACTGTACCGCAAACCGATACAGAGTTCGAGGTACAGCAGCGCGAGTTCAGGAGAAGAGCAACAGTGAGTTCGGCCGGACCGGACATGAGCGAAGTCTTCCTGCTGGAAGCATCGGAACACCTGCAATTTTTGCGCGAGTACTCGAGCATCTTGCAGGATCCGTACCCAGCGGCGGAAGACCTGGAGCGTCTGTACGTCGCTGCCCACACACTGGTGGGCTCGTCCGGACTGTATGGATTTCCACGACTGGCGGAAGTCGCGGGCAAACTGGCGCACATCTTCCAATACGTACTGAACGCGGGCATCAGCCAGGAATCGGCCAGCCCGCTGGTTGAATTTATCTACGAAGCGATCGCGACGCTCGAGTCCGACCTGCTGATGATCAGCGCGAACGGGATCGAGGCGGAAGAAGAGATCGCCGCATTCAAGCAGAAGTATCCGTTTGCGTTCTCCACCGAACCAGCGCTCGACGAGAACGCTGCGCAAGACGCGGCGTCCGCACAGGCGACCTCCGATCAACAAAGTGCGGAGGACGGAACGGTTCCAAGTCGCACCCCCGACGAAACTCGCGTCGAGCATGAAGCGCCCGCAAGCATTCCGGACCTTGAGCCGGATATGGAAGTTCCGGCGGAGGTGCTGGAGTTCTTCGTTCCGGAGGCGGAAGAACATTTACAGATCATCACCGAGTGCCTGCTGGCGCTTGAGGCAAACCCAGACCAAGAAAATATCCATCGCTTGTTCCGCGCGATGCACACGATCAAGGGATCGGCAGCACAAGTCGGGTTACAGCGAATTTCGCGGGTTGCGCACCGGGCAGAAGACCTGATTGGAAGACTGCGTGATGGCGAGTTGCAGCCGAGCGCTTCGATCATCGATATCTGCCTCGAGTCGGTGGATACGCTCAAAAAGTTCCTTTACTCGCAGTGGAACGACGAAGCGACGATGCAAACGACAGTTAAGTCGTTGCTGACGCGCATTGCGAAACTCGCGCCCGAAGAGCAGGAAGAGGGCGCAGCGCCGAAAGCGATTCCGATGGCGGCGCAAGCCGAACAGAGTGTTTCGGCTGCAGAAGAACAAGTTGCGGGGGTTTCTGGCGATTCTCCCGATCTCTCGACCACTCCCAGCCTCGATGAAAGGACCATTGAGGAAGGGGCAGCATCCACCCAACTCGAATCCGAACCGGCCGAGACACCGGAAACGGTGGTGGCCAAGAAGGCACCCACGGCAACGCCGCAGTCGAAGTCGGTTCGTATTTCCCTGGAACGCCTGGACCGCATGATGAACGCGGTGGGCGAGTTAGTCATCAACCGCACCCGCATGCTGGGCCGTGTGGCAGAACTGGAACGACTGGCCGACGTGCTGAACTTCTCCAAGGCACGCATGAGCGACAAGATCGGCGAGTTCCAGGAGAAGTACGAGTTCAACCAGATCCCGAGTCCGCGGCAATCGCGCGGACCACAGCCGTTTACGCCTTCGTTTGGAAGCCCGTTTGGGTCGCCTGAGAGCAGCTTCGGTGGTACACGTGACCCCTTCCCATTCCGCGGGGGTTATTCGAGCTACTCGCATGGGTTCGATCCGTCGCTGGCGGAGTTCAGCGAACTGGAGATGGACCGTTACGACGAGTTCAACATCCTGTCGCGGTCGCTCACGGAGATTTCGGCTGATATCACCGAAGTCCTGAGCCAGCTTGACGGATTCGTCCGCAAGGTGGACGGAGACATCGATGAGTTCACGAAGCTTGCGCATCGTTTGCAGGATGAAATCACCCAATCGCGCATGGTGCCTATCGGCAACCTGTACACGCGAATTGCGAGAACAGCACGCGATGCGGCCAAGGCTTCGAACAAGCTGATCGAGTTGCAACTGGAAGGCGCCGAGACCGAACTCGACAACAACATCATCCAGCAGATCGGCGATCCGCTGCTGCACCTGGTGCGGAACGCGGTTGCGCACGGCTTGGAACGTGCCGACGAGCGCTACGAAAACGGGAAGCCGGATCACGGCAACCTGTTTGTGCGCGCGTACCACCGCGGCAACCATATCTATATAGAAGTAGAAGACGACGGCCGCGGCATGGATTACGAAAAGATCCGCGCGACCGGAATCGAACTGGGCTTAATTACGGCGGACCAGGCAGCGCAGATGGACGAGCACTCGCTGCTTGAGTTGATTTTCCACCCGGGATTCTCGACGGCTCCCCGCAAGACGGAACTTGCCGGACGGGGTGTTGGCCTCGACGTGGTGCGTGCCAATGTGGCTGCCCTCAACGGCGAGATCGAGATCGATACGCAGAAAGGCCTCGGAACCCGCTTCACGCTGAAGGTTCCGCTGACGCTGATCATTTCGCAAGCGCTGTTCGTGCGCTGCGGCGATGCGCAGTTTGCATTCCCGCTGTCGTTCGTGGAAGAGATCCGGCGGATCAGCGATGCGGAGATCGAAGAAGTTGGCGGCAAGCTGCTGACGAAGGTTCGCGATGTCGTCACCGAAGTGGTGCGACTGGATAAAGAGCTTGGGCTGCCCACGATCCAGGCGACGAATGGGTTCTATCGCCTGGTGCTGGTGAACGTCGGCGCGCGGCAGGTTGGCATCGTGGTGGAAGAGGTCCTGCGTAAGGACGAAATTGTTATCAAGAACCTCGGCGAGTATCTGCGGAACGTGAAGCTGTTCCCGGGAGCGACGATTGCGCCAGATGGCAAGCTGATCATGCTGGTCGATGTAAACCGGCTGGTTGCGGGCGAAGCGGTAGAGAAACGTCCATTGCTGCTTTCGAACGCGATTTCACGAATGTTTGCGCCAGGAGCTTTGGCGGTTGCGGCAGGCACCATACCGCCGGCTGCAATCGTGGATGTGGCACCGGAGAAAGTCATCGTGCTGGCCGACGACTCCATCAGCGTACGCAAGTTCGTGGGACGCATGTTGGAGAAAGCCGGTTATCGCGTGAAGCTGGCCTCCGACGGATTGGAAGCGCTGGAGATTGTTTCGCAGGGCGGTTGCGACCTGATTATCACCGACCTGGAAATGCCGCGGACGAATGGTTACGAGTTGATGATGCACCTGCGCCAGAACCCGGCGGTGGCGGCAATTCCAGTAATGGTTGTGACGTCGCGAGCGGGCGAGAAACATCGCGACCGTGCCTTCGCGGAAGGCGCGCGCGGATTCCTGGTGAAACCGGTGCAGGAAGATCAGTTGCTTGAGGCAGTAGGAAAGTTGATTGGCGGAGCGTCGCGACGCGCAGAGATTGCGGTAGCGGCGAATGTGAACGCGTAGATGATGCAAGCCGGACAACGCGTGCGAGTGCTGATCGTGGACGATTCCACGTTCATGCGCAAGGTGCTGCAAAGCATTCTAGCGACGGACCCGCAGATCGAGGTGATCGGCGAAGCTCGCGATGGCAGGGAAGCGATTGCGATGAACGAATCGCTGCGTCCGGATGTGATCAGCATGGACATCATGATGCCGCACGTAGATGGGTTGCAGGCGACAGAACAGATCATGGCGCATAACCCGCGCCCGATCGTGATTGTGAGTTCCGAAGCGAAGGAAGGCGCCGAAGCGACATTACGCTCGCTGGAGTTGGGCGCGATCGATTTTGTTCCGAAGCCGAGCAGCGGTATCGACCTGGACATGAACAGCATTCGTGATGAGATCTGCCGGAAGCTGAAAGTAGCAGCGCGAGTGCGAGTTGTGCGAAATGCGAGGAATGCAGGCGTGGAGAAAGCACGCGGAACGTTGGCGAACAGTCCGTATGTGAAGGCAGCGCCGTCGAACGGAAACGGAAATGGCACGCAGGCGAGCACCTCGTCGGGCGGAAACGGGTCGAGGCATCCGCTGGTGGTGATGGCGGCTTCGACGGGCGGTCCGCAGACATTGATGCAACTGGTGCCGGCGATTCCGAGAGAGTTCCCCGGATCGTTGATCCTGGTACAACACATGCCCGGCACGTTTACTACACAGTTCAGCAAGCAACTGGCCGAAGCTGCGCAGGTGCGCGTGAAGGAAGCGGAACACGGCGAAGAGTTGCAGCCGGGAACGATATATGTGTGTCCGGGATCACATCATCTGCGCGTGACCGGAAGCGGACGGATCGACTTGCATGAAGGCGAGCGGATCGATGGATATCGTCCGTGCGCGAACGTGACGATGGAATCGGCGGCGGCATTTGCCGGCCCGATGTGCGTGGGCGTTGTGCTGACCGGAATGGGCGGGGACGGCGCGAAAGGCGTACAGGCGGTGAAGGCAAACGGCGGATACGTGATCGCACAGGATGAGAGTACTTCGGTGATCTTTGGCATGCCGGCCGAGGCCATTAAAACTGGGGCCGTAGACCAGGTGCTGGCGATGGAGGCCATCCCGGCGGCGATTGAGAAACGGTCGATGTACCTGATGGGCGCGTCGAAAGTAGGGGCAGTGTGAGATTGCATCGTCCCAATCGAAAGAGAGTGAAGACCACACCTGGGCAGCAGGTGATCCTGTTCAAGGTGGATGGCACGACCTTTGCGATTGCTGCATCGTCGGTAAATGAGATCCAGAGTTTAGAGGACCTGAAGTCGCTGGGAACGGCGGGCCGGCGATTCGGCAAAGTACATCACACGGTGGAGCGCGATGGCCGCAAATACTGGGTGGTGGATGCGAACATCCACTTTGGCCTGTTGCCGACCCACAGTTCGCGTGTGTTGCTGCTGGCGGAGTATCCGGTGGCGGTGAAGGTCGACGGTATCGATCGCATGACGGAGATTGCGCGAGTGCTGCCGTTGCCGCAGGCGTTTAAAGGCGATGAGTGCAGTTGGTACCTGGGGCTGACGCTGATTGAAGGACAGGTCATTCCCGTGGTGAATCCGGCGGCGTTCCTGTCGAATTTCGAACTGGGAGCGCTGGAATCCATGGTGCCAACCGGGGCGAATGAGTTTTCGGGAGCGATGGCATGAGTGCGGCGCAAGATCAGTTCGTGCTGTTTCCGCTGGGGAAGAAGCGCTTCGCGCTTCCAGCGGAGCGAGTCACGGAACTGGCGCGCATGGATCTGCTGCATGAGTTTCCGAGCAATACGCCGCTGGTGAATGGAGTACTGGTGCGAAGGGGAGAACTGATTCCGGTATGCGATGTGGCGCAGGTGCTGGTTGGCGCCGACGCACCGGTGCGGAAGTTCTACCTGATCGCAAAGAGAAAGTTCGAGAAGGCGGAAGAGAGATCGGCGATTCCGGTGAGCGGCGATTGCGAATTGACGTCGAGCAAACTGCTGCCGCCGACCGGGAAACTGGCTACGTATGTGGCGGGATTGCTGTCGTTGCAGGAAGAGATCGTTGAGGTTATCGACCTGGAGAAGGTGATGTCGGAGGTGGCGCAATGAACACGGCCGCGGCAGCCATCGGGAAGCTCCTGGTGATCGACAGCAACGTTCTGTTTGCGAAGCGATTGTCGACGGCGTTGCGCGACCAGGGGTTTGATGTTGTGCATGCGATGGATGCGCCGTTCGCGCTGACGATGCTGGAATGGGACACGCCGAACCTGATTCTATGCGCTACGAACCTGCGCGAGATGAATGCGTTC containing:
- a CDS encoding chemotaxis response regulator protein-glutamate methylesterase; this translates as MMQAGQRVRVLIVDDSTFMRKVLQSILATDPQIEVIGEARDGREAIAMNESLRPDVISMDIMMPHVDGLQATEQIMAHNPRPIVIVSSEAKEGAEATLRSLELGAIDFVPKPSSGIDLDMNSIRDEICRKLKVAARVRVVRNARNAGVEKARGTLANSPYVKAAPSNGNGNGTQASTSSGGNGSRHPLVVMAASTGGPQTLMQLVPAIPREFPGSLILVQHMPGTFTTQFSKQLAEAAQVRVKEAEHGEELQPGTIYVCPGSHHLRVTGSGRIDLHEGERIDGYRPCANVTMESAAAFAGPMCVGVVLTGMGGDGAKGVQAVKANGGYVIAQDESTSVIFGMPAEAIKTGAVDQVLAMEAIPAAIEKRSMYLMGASKVGAV
- a CDS encoding chemotaxis protein CheW, translated to MKTTPGQQVILFKVDGTTFAIAASSVNEIQSLEDLKSLGTAGRRFGKVHHTVERDGRKYWVVDANIHFGLLPTHSSRVLLLAEYPVAVKVDGIDRMTEIARVLPLPQAFKGDECSWYLGLTLIEGQVIPVVNPAAFLSNFELGALESMVPTGANEFSGAMA
- a CDS encoding chemotaxis protein CheW, whose product is MSAAQDQFVLFPLGKKRFALPAERVTELARMDLLHEFPSNTPLVNGVLVRRGELIPVCDVAQVLVGADAPVRKFYLIAKRKFEKAEERSAIPVSGDCELTSSKLLPPTGKLATYVAGLLSLQEEIVEVIDLEKVMSEVAQ